The following proteins are co-located in the Triticum aestivum cultivar Chinese Spring chromosome 1A, IWGSC CS RefSeq v2.1, whole genome shotgun sequence genome:
- the LOC123122020 gene encoding uncharacterized protein, whose protein sequence is MAGAGPGEKPPRPPAGLPAAATAAPGGGDTSLLGAGGLSDSGTGVRGVVVRRAPHDRVIGEEEESGRPTPTASVTGQRVGDADDTIPSAAALRADTARFLANLTVVDHASSSATVPARQPSTEVAPTASELLDPKSKECLLDMRPDSEDPLFTQTQVRPRGDVGVIGYRRPGRGAADAPGADSAATMAMVPRALGAQLERAPQPHGALLPSLYQPSGPKGFVQPDRDRRLALASHGRHSRAPSPANLVMISQADVDRGWAALQQATIERDMLIRQNHDLATALQEAAGRTQGLQQECQFLRQELQRHQTQRGSGVAVQHECWDCFSRPAEVVAVPCLHKCLCNRCYVKRHTCPYCGLCWLHSLEALFGSFRFEGVWRRLRGIKSPTSQNPPQSPPILSNPLVGGRGINRTSNE, encoded by the exons ATGGCGGGCGCGGGTCCCGGCGAGAAGCCGCCGCGGCCTCCTGCtgggctgccggcggcggcgaccgCGGCGCCCGGCGGCGGCGACACCTCCCTTCTCGGCGCAG GCGGGCTGAGTGATTCGGGGACGGGGGTTCGTGGGGTTGTGGTGAGGAGGGCGCCGCACGATCGCGTCATCGGCGAGGAGGAAGAATCGGGGCGTCCGACGCCGACCGCCTCGGTCACGGGACAGCGCGTGGGCGACGCCGACGATACCATC CCTTCTGCGGCGGCGCTGCGCGCCGACACGGCCCGTTTTCTGGCGAACCTCACTGTCGTCGACCATGCTTCCTCTTCCGCGACGGTCCCCGCGCGCCAGCCCAGCACGGAGGTGGCGCCGACAGCATCAGAACTGCTCGACCCCAAGTCCAAGGAGTGCCTGCTCGACATGCGTCCCGACTCGGAGGACCCGCTCTTCACACAGACACAGGTGAGGCCGCGCGGCGACGTCGGCGTGATCGGCTACAGAAGGCCAGGAAGGGGAGCCGCAGATGCTCCAGGCGCGGATTCTGCCGCGACGATGGCCATGGTGCCCAGAGCTCTGGGCGCGCAGCTGGAGCGGGCGCCGCAGCCGCACGGCGCACTCCTCCCCTCGCTGTACCAGCCATCGGGACCAAAGGGGTTCGTGCAACCTGACCGTGACCGCAGGCTCGCCCTCGCCTCCCATGGGCGCCACAGCAGGGCACCCTCGCCGGCAAACTTGGTCATGATATCG CAAGCTGACGTTGATCGCGGCTGGGCGGCACTGCAACAGGCGACCATCGAACGCGACATGCTCATCCGCCAGAACCACGACCTTGCTACGGCTCTCCAGGAAGCGGCCGGGCGCACCCAAGGTCTACAGCAAGAATGTCAGTTCCTCCGCCAAGAGCTGCAACGGCACCAGACGCAGCGCGGCAGCGGCGTGGCCGTCCAGCATGAGTGCTGGGACTGCTTCTCCAGGCCAGCGGAGGTGGTGGCCGTTCCTTGCCTTCACAAGTGCCTCTGCAATAGATGCTACGTCAAGCGCCACACGTGCCCCTACTGCGGCCTTTGTTGGCTTCATTCTCTTGAGGCCTTGTTCGGTTCCTTCAGATTTGAAGGGGTTTGGAGGCGATTGAGAGGGATTAAATCCCCCACAAGTCAAAATCCACCTCAATCCCCTCCAATCCTCTCCAATCCCCTTGTGGGAGGGAGAGGGATTAACCGAACAAGCAATGAGTGA